From a region of the Panicum virgatum strain AP13 chromosome 2K, P.virgatum_v5, whole genome shotgun sequence genome:
- the LOC120659367 gene encoding uncharacterized protein LOC120659367 produces the protein MAAATANAVNTVTGYLKSIEPLNGTNYPSWYKDVQVAIAVCEYDLALRQDKPAEPTDPNGDRTAIEKWERSDRMVNMIIKNTITPAICGAIPDKDQDGNELSAKAYLAKVEENFKSSSKTYASTLIMKMLTSQYDGQSGIREHIMSMCDMANKLKTLDMAISNGFLVHFIMTSLPAQYSPFKISYNTQKATWSMAELISYCVEEEERQKAERMKDAINMVSERFGRVSMSNTPKHQAESGSSRQHKRKFKGHKSKAVSHKKTSYEKLCKFCKSPKHEQKDCHRFKEWLKNKGIQFDPNYKRGGAKSKSG, from the exons atggctgctgcaactgctaacgctg tgaacacTGTGACGGGCTACCTGAAGTCCATTGAGCCCCTGAATGGCACCAACTATCCAAGCTGGTATAAAGATGTTCAGGTGGCCATTGCTGTGTGCGAGTATGATCTCGCCTTACGTCAAGACAAGCCAGCAGAGCCCACTGATCCCAATGGTGATCGTACTGCCATTGAGAAGTGGGAGAGATCAGACAGGATGGTCAACATGATCATTAAGAACACGATCACACCGGCCATCTGTGGTGCTATTCCTGATAAGGACCAGGATGGTAATGAGCTGAGCGCCAAGGCATACCTTGCCAAGGTGGAGGAGAACTTTAAGAGTTCTTCCAAGACTTATGCTAGCACCCTGATCATGAAGATGCTGACTTCACAGTATGATGGGCAAAGTGGAATCAGGGAGCACATTATGagcatgtgtgacatggcaaatAAGCTGAAGACACTGGATATGGCTATCTCTAATGGTTTTCTGGTGCACTTCATCATGACTTCTCTGCCAGCACAGTACAGTCCCTTCAAAATAAGCTACAACACTCAGAAGGCGACTTGGAGCATGGCTGAGCTCATTAGCTACtgtgttgaggaagaagaaaggcagaaagctgAGAGGATGAAGGATGCTATCAACATGGTCAGCGAGCGCTTTGGGCGTGTTAGCATGAGCAACACTCCTAAGCATCAGGCTGAAtctggcagcagcaggcagcataaGAGAAAGTTTAAGGGCCATAAGAGCAAGGCCGTGTCACATAAGAAGACCTCTTATGAGAAGCTGTGCAAGTTCTGCAAGTCACCTAAACATGAGCAGAAGGATTGCCATAGATTTAAGGAGTGGCTTAAGAACAAAG GTATTCAGTTCGATCCGAACTATAAGAGAGGGGGAGCGAAGTCTAAGAGTGGTTGA
- the LOC120660676 gene encoding uncharacterized protein LOC120660676 isoform X1, protein MADMLSSAVVHEVVSQILSDLISRREGKEKVKVNENLERLEMAHIKLEAALETSEKWQITGASLLRWRKKLKRAAQECDDTLHKCKNRIIEEEQIEQEVRNLAFPKRIAHATRSFISSAFGHDNQQLSSVVQRFEWYADGASDFLRFIELGCTPYCHMPFNPFIKNFFSGKKLQHKIDQGNESTFFVLWLPFITAEHGIEVSLVFIQKDGNAPENNFYFSIMLQLSERTDILGIAIKCLQLFTPLFKSKVEIIRNKIMQLPTQDFSWVPFVDSRQKEHWDNLAGCVSQWLRPNPSCCKQIDHHEIHNSSNITTDKSDISLEPVIEAHLECQVSLDGGEICLQDSQYLIAGLLFMPHGSLEDLLPADKSSAIAVNHSEEQHCMHTDITLAQLEEITLPKAVEYFRQNTDTLVYQMLWKSRQGTAYIHVVKGSTKTQSKRRMIRGGKIVQRQEQEQENRSCVVPHFLNLWVAHAPIQLQGSIMNWIQKEVKNKLAFSPLRLQF, encoded by the coding sequence ATGGCAGATATGCTCAGTTCTGCTGTTGTGCATGAAGTAGTTAGCCAAATCCTATCTGATCTCATTAGTAGGCGTGAGGGGAAAGAAAAAGTCAAGGTCAATGAAAACTTGGAGAGGCTAGAGATGGCGCACATTAAGTTGGAGGCTGCTCTTGAGACATCTGAAAAGTGGCAGATCACTGGCGCATCCTTGTTGCGTTGGCGTAAAAAGCTGAAGCGTGCTGCTCAAGAGTGTGACGACACACTGCACAAATGCAAGAATCGAATCATAGAAGAAGAACAGATAGAACAGGAGGTGAGGAATTTAGCCTTTCCCAAACGGATAGCACATGCAACCAGGTCATTTATCTCCTCTGCCTTTGGCCATGATAACCAGCAGTTAAGCAGCGTTGTTCAAAGATTTGAGTGGTATGCAGATGGAGCCAGCGACTTCTTGAGATTCATAGAGCTTGGTTGCACACCATACTGCCACATGCCCTTCAACCCATTTATCAAAAACTTTTTTTCAGGCAAGAAGCTGCAGCACAAAATCGATCAGGGAAATGAGAGCACTTTTTTTGTACTATGGTTACCCTTCATTACTGCAGAGCATGGAATAGAGGTTTCCCTAGTCTTCATCCAGAAAGATGGTAATGCACCTGAGAATAATTTTTACTTCAGCATCATGCTACAACTTTCAGAGAGGACCGACATACTTGGTATCGCAATTAAGTGCTTGCAGTTGTTTACACCTCTTTTCAAGTCTAAAGTTGAAATTATTAGGAATAAAATTATGCAACTGCCTACACAAGACTTCTCATGGGTGCCGTTTGTTGATTCACGCCAGAAAGAACATTGGGACAATCTAGCTGGTTGCGTTTCTCAATGGCTTCGCCCAAACCCATCATGTTGCAAGCAGATTGACCACCATGAAATTCACAATAGTAGCAATATCACAACAGACAAGTCAGATATTTCTCTAGAACCAGTTATTGAAGCACATTTGGAGTGTCAAGTCTCACTGGATGGAGGCGAGATTTGTCTTCAGGATTCTCAATACCTGATAGCTGGCCTCCTCTTTATGCCCCATGGCTCTTTAGAGGACCTGCTGCCTGCGGATAAAAGCTCTGCCATAGCAGTGAATCACAGTGAGGAGCAACACTGCATGCATACAGACATCACCTTGGCACAGCTGGAAGAGATCACGCTGCCAAAGGCAGTAGAGTACTTCCGTCAGAACACAGACACATTAGTCTACCAGATGCTTTGGAAGTCCAGACAGGGCACTGCGTACATTCATGTTGTGAAGGGAAGCACGAAGACGCAGAGCAAACGGCGAATGATTCGGGGAGGAAAGATTGTGCAacggcaggagcaggagcaagaGAACCGTTCATGTGTGGTGCCTCACTTCCTCAACTTATGGGTTGCACATGCACCCATCCAGCTGCAGGGCTCCATCATGAACTGGATTCAGAAAGAGGTCAAAAATAAGTTGGCGTTTTCACCACTACGCCTGCAGTTCTAG
- the LOC120660676 gene encoding uncharacterized protein LOC120660676 isoform X2, which produces MQESNHRRRTDRTGGKKLQHKIDQGNESTFFVLWLPFITAEHGIEVSLVFIQKDGNAPENNFYFSIMLQLSERTDILGIAIKCLQLFTPLFKSKVEIIRNKIMQLPTQDFSWVPFVDSRQKEHWDNLAGCVSQWLRPNPSCCKQIDHHEIHNSSNITTDKSDISLEPVIEAHLECQVSLDGGEICLQDSQYLIAGLLFMPHGSLEDLLPADKSSAIAVNHSEEQHCMHTDITLAQLEEITLPKAVEYFRQNTDTLVYQMLWKSRQGTAYIHVVKGSTKTQSKRRMIRGGKIVQRQEQEQENRSCVVPHFLNLWVAHAPIQLQGSIMNWIQKEVKNKLAFSPLRLQF; this is translated from the exons ATGCAAGAATCGAATCATAGAAGAAGAACAGATAGAACAGGAG GCAAGAAGCTGCAGCACAAAATCGATCAGGGAAATGAGAGCACTTTTTTTGTACTATGGTTACCCTTCATTACTGCAGAGCATGGAATAGAGGTTTCCCTAGTCTTCATCCAGAAAGATGGTAATGCACCTGAGAATAATTTTTACTTCAGCATCATGCTACAACTTTCAGAGAGGACCGACATACTTGGTATCGCAATTAAGTGCTTGCAGTTGTTTACACCTCTTTTCAAGTCTAAAGTTGAAATTATTAGGAATAAAATTATGCAACTGCCTACACAAGACTTCTCATGGGTGCCGTTTGTTGATTCACGCCAGAAAGAACATTGGGACAATCTAGCTGGTTGCGTTTCTCAATGGCTTCGCCCAAACCCATCATGTTGCAAGCAGATTGACCACCATGAAATTCACAATAGTAGCAATATCACAACAGACAAGTCAGATATTTCTCTAGAACCAGTTATTGAAGCACATTTGGAGTGTCAAGTCTCACTGGATGGAGGCGAGATTTGTCTTCAGGATTCTCAATACCTGATAGCTGGCCTCCTCTTTATGCCCCATGGCTCTTTAGAGGACCTGCTGCCTGCGGATAAAAGCTCTGCCATAGCAGTGAATCACAGTGAGGAGCAACACTGCATGCATACAGACATCACCTTGGCACAGCTGGAAGAGATCACGCTGCCAAAGGCAGTAGAGTACTTCCGTCAGAACACAGACACATTAGTCTACCAGATGCTTTGGAAGTCCAGACAGGGCACTGCGTACATTCATGTTGTGAAGGGAAGCACGAAGACGCAGAGCAAACGGCGAATGATTCGGGGAGGAAAGATTGTGCAacggcaggagcaggagcaagaGAACCGTTCATGTGTGGTGCCTCACTTCCTCAACTTATGGGTTGCACATGCACCCATCCAGCTGCAGGGCTCCATCATGAACTGGATTCAGAAAGAGGTCAAAAATAAGTTGGCGTTTTCACCACTACGCCTGCAGTTCTAG
- the LOC120660690 gene encoding protein HGV2-like, translated as MASASENAGAPLEEPQAPPPPNPNPSGEAAGEGAEEEPKTLERAQELFDRGSKAIEDEDFVDAVDCLSRALEIRTSHYGELAPECASTYFKYGCALLYKAQEETDPLGNVPKNAPNEESAKSTTAKDDSVSSKTSVGNAEGATSSEIVDAEEGQSSNGKDHGDGNGEIEKDDEEEEDEKMGDEEDSDLDLAWKMLDIARAIVEKSPENTMEKVKIYSALGEVALEREDIDNSLSDYMKALAMLEQLVEPDHRRTVELNFRICLVYELASKIGDAIPYCAKAISLCKSRIHRLKDSKDASLAGKDGESAAEGGSEKSAPEAEIEQLSGILTELEKKLEDLEQAMSTPSAIDEFLKTIASRAGAAQKGADGIPRAASFTSSQMATSSNGFDSSVMSTAATTGSTGSTVTDLGVVGRGVKRASIKPITSEPVPKKPAVDSASAKGDSSNSSEALPTTQNGDESISK; from the exons ATGGCCTCCGCGTCGGAGAACGCGGGAGCGCCGCTAGAGGAGCCccaggccccgccgccgccgaacccaaaccctagcggggaggcggccggcgagggggcggaggaggagcccaAAACCCTAGAGCGGGCGCAGGAGCTGTTCGACCGGGGCTCCAAGGCCATCGAGGACGAGGACTTCGTCGACGCCGTCGACTGCCTCAGCCGCGCGCTCGAGATCAG GACTTCACATTATGGAGAGCTGGCTCCAGAGTGTGCCAGCACATATTTCAAATATGGATGTGCGCTGCTATACAAAGCACAGGAGGAGACCGATCCTTTGGGCAATGTTCCCAAGAATGCACCAAATGAAGAATCAGCGAAGAGTACAACTGCTAAAGATGATAGTGTAAGCTCAAAAACCTCTGTTGGCAATGCGGAGGGTGCCACATCTTCAGAGATAGTTGATGCTGAAGAAG gtcaaagctcaaatggcaAAGATCATGGGGATGGGAATGGTGAAATTGAAAaggatgatgaggaggaggaggatgagaagATGGGAGATGAAGAAGATTCCGATTTGGATCTTGCATGGAAAATGTTGGACATTGCAAGGGCCATAGTTGAGAAGAGCCCAGAAAACACTATGGAGAAAGTAAAAATTTATTCTGCTCTTggtgaagtcgcattggaaagAG AGGACATAGACAACTCACTCAGTGACTACATGAAAGCTTTAGCCATGTTGGAGCAATTGGTTGAGCCTGATCATCGTCGAACTGTAGAACT AAACTTCCGCATATGTTTGGTTTATGAGCTGGCATCCAAGATTGGAGATGCAATCCCATATTGTGCAAAAGCGATTTCACTATGCAAGTCACGCATACATAGACTGAAAGATTCCAAGGATGCTTCTTTGGCTGGTAAAGATGGTGAATCTGCTGCTGAAGGAGGCTCAGAAAAATCTGCTCCTGaagctgagatagagcagcttAGTGGCATATTGACTGAACTTGAGAAGAAG CTTGAAGACCTGGAGCAAGCCATGTCGACCCCAAGTGCTATAGATGAGTTCTTGAAGACGATAGCATCCAGAGCAGGTGCTGCGCAGAAAGGTGCTGATGGCATCCCAAGGGCTGCATCTTTTACTTCTTCGCAGATGGCCACTTCGAGCAATGGCTTTGACTCCTCAGTCATGTCTACGGCAGCGACAACCGGAAGCACCGGGAGCACTGTAACTGACCTCGGGGTTGTAGGCAGAGGCGTCAAACGAGCTAGCATCAAGCCGATCACATCTGAACCTGTTCCGAAGAAACCTGCTGTGGATTCAGCATCTGCGAAAGGTGATAGCAGCAACAGCTCAGAGGCTCTTCCTACAACACAGAATGGTGATGAATCCATATCGAAGTAG